One segment of Kitasatospora viridis DNA contains the following:
- a CDS encoding TetR/AcrR family transcriptional regulator, translating to MPQPPAARKSVGRPPRISREEVIGAARRIVAEEGVDRLTMRRLAGEVGSTPMALYHHVRNKEELLLLLLDDYAGRELHRPELPAAPRERVVAAAAAVHRALAGCPWIVEALTADDLFATSALWFVEQIVDGLVECGLSPERAVHGYRAIWYYTAGEIVVRATAARRRAADQEPATFRERVFAELDPAELPRLAALADRWAPLTTEDRYLDGLRALVAGLLAEQ from the coding sequence ATGCCCCAGCCACCCGCAGCACGCAAGAGCGTCGGTCGACCGCCCCGGATCTCCCGTGAGGAGGTCATCGGGGCGGCCCGCCGGATCGTCGCCGAGGAGGGCGTGGACCGGCTGACGATGCGTCGGCTGGCCGGCGAGGTCGGCAGCACGCCGATGGCGCTCTACCACCACGTGCGCAACAAGGAGGAGCTGCTGCTCCTGCTGCTGGACGACTACGCGGGGCGCGAGCTGCACCGGCCCGAGCTGCCGGCCGCGCCGCGCGAGCGGGTGGTGGCCGCCGCAGCAGCGGTCCACCGGGCGCTCGCGGGCTGCCCGTGGATCGTCGAGGCGCTGACCGCCGACGACCTGTTCGCCACCTCCGCGCTCTGGTTCGTGGAGCAGATCGTGGACGGGCTCGTCGAGTGCGGCCTCTCCCCCGAGCGGGCGGTCCACGGGTACCGGGCCATCTGGTACTACACCGCCGGGGAGATCGTGGTCCGGGCGACCGCGGCCCGGCGGCGCGCGGCGGACCAGGAGCCGGCCACCTTCCGGGAACGGGTCTTCGCCGAGCTCGACCCGGCCGAACTGCCCCGGCTGGCCGCCCTCGCGGACCGCTGGGCGCCGCTCACCACCGAGGACCGCTACCTGGACGGGCTGCGGGCCCTGGTGGCCGGCCTGCTCGCCGAACAGTGA
- a CDS encoding cupin domain-containing protein, translated as MTTDSTVMPVPSASPVPPVDLFAAALHVLPDGRVRAAERRMAASPDGGWQIAAFHVETDADVHADHWEMHPAADEVVCCLAGGARLYLRPTEPGTPEQLVPLPAGHAAIVPRGRWHRLALDAPSDLMSMTLREGTLLERRTEAG; from the coding sequence ATGACGACCGACAGCACGGTCATGCCCGTTCCGTCCGCTTCGCCCGTTCCGCCGGTGGACCTGTTCGCCGCCGCCCTGCACGTGCTGCCCGACGGCCGGGTGCGGGCCGCCGAACGGCGGATGGCCGCCAGCCCCGACGGCGGCTGGCAGATCGCGGCCTTCCACGTGGAGACCGACGCCGACGTCCACGCCGACCACTGGGAGATGCACCCGGCGGCCGACGAGGTGGTCTGCTGCCTGGCCGGCGGCGCGCGGCTCTACCTGCGCCCGACCGAGCCCGGTACCCCCGAGCAGCTCGTCCCGCTGCCGGCCGGCCACGCCGCGATCGTCCCGCGCGGCCGCTGGCACCGCCTGGCGCTCGACGCCCCGAGCGACCTGATGTCGATGACCCTGCGCGAGGGCACCCTCCTGGAGCGGCGCACCGAGGCCGGCTGA
- a CDS encoding SUKH-4 family immunity protein yields MEPLIDRATMEQVFAPEDLLTTPDHLLTGIAHAPTRAFLRDVGLPDRERWFESPQELAEGRVRIGGEAWQRVAQEYPNCPFDMSVWLTVGGIALDSVMVDTVTGLVYSIPDGGSPHLLNSGVDALAYFLHALEVEREAYDPEADGEVDPDGAVERLLELMRAADPAALEYPESTWSMVLRYVGNMMQD; encoded by the coding sequence ATGGAGCCGCTGATCGACCGTGCCACGATGGAGCAGGTCTTCGCCCCCGAGGACCTGCTCACCACCCCGGACCACCTGCTGACCGGGATCGCCCACGCCCCGACCCGCGCGTTCCTGCGCGACGTCGGGCTCCCGGACCGCGAGCGGTGGTTCGAATCGCCCCAGGAGCTGGCCGAGGGCCGGGTGCGGATCGGGGGCGAGGCCTGGCAGCGGGTCGCGCAGGAGTACCCGAACTGCCCGTTCGACATGTCGGTCTGGCTCACCGTCGGTGGCATCGCCCTCGACAGCGTGATGGTGGACACGGTGACCGGGCTGGTCTACTCCATCCCCGACGGAGGCTCACCGCACCTGCTGAACAGCGGCGTCGACGCCTTGGCGTACTTCCTGCACGCCCTGGAGGTCGAGCGCGAGGCCTACGACCCCGAGGCCGACGGCGAGGTCGACCCGGACGGCGCGGTGGAACGCCTGCTGGAGCTGATGCGCGCGGCGGACCCGGCGGCGCTGGAGTACCCGGAGTCGACCTGGTCCATGGTCCTGCGCTACGTGGGCAACATGATGCAGGACTAG
- a CDS encoding penicillin-binding transpeptidase domain-containing protein, with protein sequence MSRGEQGMGTGDEQPDAEQEKAPGVPDEPAADADGSADVHADADEPDGLDGLDGLDGLDGLDGPDGPDDVDEPAAPDEPEQYEELDELSDFDGYDGYEDGEDPGDPVPAARRPGARRAVLASVAVVTAGLLTVGGIAAYNLSSAVFGGSSGTPHASKAVPATPPAADQATAAAKAFLAAWASGDLDAASQLTDRPNTAAAQLLEFKQQLSYASLTSTVGGQDAGAAPTSADVGVGFQVTVTFAAGSSPWTYQGGLSVRQSGGTGKPVVHWDPTVIHPLLTGSNSITLRAIATPVATPVDRNGRSLAGFPSLVPLLASLQVPGSAQPTDPTSGNGQAVVLLDADGGNAQQLFVVSQPQAGPQLKLTIDADVQKAAEAAVAAQSTGGNPVGLVAIEPSTGNILAVANAPANGFNQAFLAKLAPGSTMKVITAAALLEYTNDTPDSTVPCPETVNSPRLWPNDEPGSFPDYTLADDFAHSCNTAFIQENQTKLPFGILPKVAQQFGIGQPWSTAPGVQSLDMVVPPPVTSDDAAAEAIGQFTIVSNPLAMASVAATVQNGTFHQPILLPGQPQVAAAQPLPGSVASELRRMMAQTASSGTAEQAMAGLSGQVGAKTGTAQVNGAPASNSWFIGYRDNLAVAAEVEGGGHGAGAAGQAAAQVLGVGNQ encoded by the coding sequence ATGAGCAGGGGGGAACAGGGGATGGGGACCGGGGACGAACAGCCGGACGCCGAGCAGGAGAAGGCACCGGGGGTGCCGGACGAGCCTGCCGCTGACGCGGACGGCTCCGCCGACGTCCACGCCGACGCCGACGAGCCGGACGGCCTGGACGGGCTGGACGGGCTGGACGGGCTGGACGGGCTGGACGGGCCGGACGGGCCGGACGACGTGGACGAGCCCGCCGCCCCGGACGAGCCCGAGCAGTACGAAGAACTCGACGAGCTCAGTGACTTCGACGGCTACGACGGCTACGAGGACGGCGAGGATCCCGGGGACCCCGTGCCCGCCGCCCGCCGTCCGGGGGCCCGCCGGGCGGTGCTGGCGAGCGTGGCGGTGGTGACCGCCGGGCTGCTCACGGTCGGCGGCATCGCGGCGTACAACCTCTCCTCCGCGGTGTTCGGCGGCTCCTCCGGCACCCCGCACGCGAGCAAGGCGGTGCCGGCCACGCCGCCCGCCGCCGACCAGGCGACGGCCGCCGCCAAGGCGTTCCTGGCCGCCTGGGCGAGCGGCGACCTGGACGCGGCCAGCCAGCTGACCGACCGTCCGAACACGGCGGCCGCGCAACTCCTCGAATTCAAGCAGCAGCTGTCGTACGCCTCGCTGACCTCGACCGTCGGCGGCCAGGACGCGGGCGCGGCTCCCACCAGCGCCGACGTCGGGGTCGGCTTCCAGGTCACCGTCACCTTCGCCGCCGGCAGCAGCCCGTGGACGTACCAGGGCGGGCTGAGCGTGCGTCAGTCGGGCGGCACCGGGAAGCCGGTGGTGCACTGGGACCCCACGGTGATCCACCCGCTGCTGACCGGGTCCAACTCGATCACGCTGCGGGCGATCGCCACCCCGGTCGCGACGCCGGTGGACCGCAACGGCCGCTCGCTGGCCGGGTTCCCCTCGCTCGTCCCGCTGCTCGCCTCGCTCCAGGTGCCCGGCTCCGCGCAGCCCACCGACCCGACCAGCGGCAACGGCCAGGCCGTGGTGCTGCTGGACGCCGACGGGGGCAACGCGCAGCAGTTGTTCGTCGTCTCCCAACCGCAGGCCGGCCCGCAGTTGAAGCTGACGATCGACGCGGACGTGCAGAAGGCGGCCGAGGCGGCGGTGGCCGCGCAGTCCACCGGCGGCAACCCGGTCGGGCTGGTCGCGATCGAGCCGAGCACCGGGAACATCCTGGCGGTGGCCAACGCGCCGGCCAACGGGTTCAACCAGGCGTTCCTCGCCAAGCTCGCGCCGGGCTCGACGATGAAGGTGATCACCGCCGCCGCGCTGCTGGAGTACACCAACGACACCCCGGACAGCACGGTGCCGTGCCCGGAGACCGTCAACTCGCCGCGCCTGTGGCCCAACGACGAGCCCGGCAGCTTCCCGGACTACACGCTGGCCGACGACTTCGCGCACTCCTGCAACACCGCCTTCATCCAGGAGAACCAGACCAAGCTGCCGTTCGGCATCCTGCCCAAGGTCGCGCAGCAGTTCGGCATCGGCCAGCCCTGGTCGACCGCGCCCGGGGTGCAGAGCCTCGACATGGTCGTGCCGCCGCCGGTGACCAGCGACGACGCGGCGGCCGAGGCGATCGGGCAGTTCACCATCGTGTCCAACCCGCTGGCCATGGCCTCGGTCGCGGCCACCGTGCAGAACGGCACCTTCCACCAGCCGATCCTGCTGCCCGGCCAGCCGCAGGTGGCGGCCGCCCAGCCGCTGCCGGGCTCCGTGGCGAGCGAGCTGCGCCGGATGATGGCGCAGACCGCGTCCTCGGGCACCGCCGAGCAGGCGATGGCGGGCCTGAGCGGCCAGGTCGGTGCCAAGACCGGCACCGCCCAGGTGAACGGCGCGCCGGCCTCCAACAGCTGGTTCATCGGCTACCGCGACAACCTCGCGGTGGCCGCCGAGGTGGAGGGCGGCGGCCACGGCGCGGGCGCGGCCGGGCAGGCGGCGGCGCAGGTCCTGGGCGTGGGCAACCAGTGA
- a CDS encoding SigE family RNA polymerase sigma factor, producing the protein MGDAAADFLEFAHARSGQLFRTACLLTGDWHLAEDLVQETLAKLYRSWRRIDRNGSPAAFAQTVLFRTFVSYRRKRSSGERTVEQLPEVAELAGEPELRITLLQALAQLTDKDRAVLVLRYWEDRSVEETAQVLRVSPGAVRVRSLRALEKLRLVLGEEFQDAVRAR; encoded by the coding sequence GTGGGGGACGCAGCTGCGGACTTCCTGGAGTTCGCGCACGCGCGCAGCGGGCAGCTGTTCCGCACCGCCTGCCTGCTCACCGGTGACTGGCACCTGGCCGAGGACCTGGTCCAGGAGACGCTGGCCAAGCTCTACCGCTCCTGGCGGCGGATCGACCGGAACGGGTCGCCGGCGGCCTTCGCGCAGACGGTGCTGTTCCGCACCTTCGTCTCCTACCGCCGCAAGCGCAGCAGCGGCGAGCGGACGGTCGAGCAGCTGCCCGAGGTGGCGGAGCTGGCGGGCGAGCCGGAGCTGCGGATCACCCTGCTGCAGGCGCTGGCCCAGCTGACCGACAAGGACCGGGCGGTGCTGGTGCTGCGCTACTGGGAGGACCGCTCGGTCGAGGAGACGGCCCAGGTGCTCCGGGTGTCGCCGGGCGCGGTGCGAGTGCGCAGCCTGCGCGCGCTGGAGAAGCTGCGGCTCGTGCTCGGCGAGGAGTTCCAGGACGCGGTGAGGGCGCGGTGA
- a CDS encoding phosphotransferase family protein translates to MSSALSTVRERALRAAAQDLQLTGGELVGSGLEFQVWRMRHPRWGDVALRLPAQAVESNPNDPYVDTAELLRHEALLYAALPASGIPLPRFHDLRHYEIDVLVCEYVATDGSACDSAELGEIVARLHEAPVPTGISPARSAGAFPGTIAERVARRYEVLRELAPDLDALVAADTLAAAIPATGAGSLLHLDVRASNVLTVDGRVRALIDWSNSMVGDPALELARIEANALFPENGIDFPEFQRGYRSVRPLPERSDACWSLYRLDAAVMLGIVFTCEAPDAERGRLMLDQVRTLAMAWQDPPAT, encoded by the coding sequence ATGTCATCCGCGTTGTCCACCGTCCGCGAGCGCGCGCTGCGCGCCGCCGCCCAGGACCTCCAGCTCACGGGGGGTGAGCTGGTCGGCAGCGGGCTGGAGTTCCAGGTGTGGCGGATGCGGCACCCCCGCTGGGGCGACGTGGCCCTGCGGCTGCCCGCGCAGGCCGTCGAGTCCAACCCCAACGACCCGTACGTGGACACCGCCGAACTGCTCCGCCACGAAGCGCTGCTGTACGCGGCGCTGCCGGCCTCGGGCATTCCGCTGCCGCGGTTCCACGACCTGCGCCACTACGAGATCGACGTGCTGGTCTGCGAGTACGTCGCGACCGACGGCAGCGCCTGCGACTCGGCCGAACTGGGCGAGATCGTCGCCCGGTTGCACGAGGCGCCCGTCCCGACGGGCATCAGCCCGGCGCGGTCGGCCGGCGCGTTCCCCGGGACCATCGCGGAGCGCGTCGCCCGGCGCTACGAGGTGCTTCGTGAGCTGGCTCCCGACCTGGACGCGCTTGTGGCGGCCGACACGCTCGCCGCAGCCATCCCCGCGACCGGCGCCGGCTCGCTGCTGCACCTGGACGTCCGGGCCTCCAACGTGCTGACCGTCGACGGCCGGGTCCGGGCCTTGATCGACTGGTCGAACTCGATGGTCGGGGATCCGGCCCTCGAACTCGCCCGGATCGAGGCCAACGCGCTGTTCCCGGAGAACGGCATCGACTTCCCGGAGTTCCAACGGGGCTACCGCTCGGTGCGGCCGCTGCCCGAACGGAGCGACGCGTGCTGGAGCCTCTACCGGCTGGACGCGGCGGTCATGCTCGGCATCGTCTTCACCTGCGAGGCGCCGGATGCCGAGCGCGGCCGCCTGATGCTGGATCAGGTCCGCACGCTCGCCATGGCCTGGCAGGACCCACCGGCCACCTGA
- a CDS encoding MerR family transcriptional regulator, giving the protein MRTVDVAREAGCSVQQVRNLERDGVLPPATRTATGYRAYGAVHLRSALAYRALAAGAGPTGAKEIVRAAHRFPASPTVFALLDAAHARLHAERVELESAKEAARAISGEPIEDVRASDSMSVSELAAALGVRPSTLRHWDAEGLVVPDRDPVRGVRRYAPAQVRDARIVHQLRKAGYRIASLRALVPELRHARRSEDLAAALTARDAALAARSRALLDGAAALSAVLSTTV; this is encoded by the coding sequence ATGCGGACCGTGGATGTCGCACGGGAGGCCGGGTGCTCCGTCCAGCAGGTCCGCAATCTCGAACGCGACGGCGTGCTGCCGCCGGCGACCCGCACGGCCACGGGCTACCGGGCCTACGGCGCGGTGCACCTGCGGTCCGCGCTGGCCTACCGGGCGCTCGCGGCGGGTGCGGGGCCGACCGGGGCCAAGGAGATCGTCCGGGCCGCCCACCGGTTCCCCGCCTCCCCGACGGTGTTCGCCCTGCTCGACGCGGCGCACGCCCGGCTCCATGCGGAGCGCGTGGAGCTGGAGTCGGCGAAGGAGGCGGCCCGGGCGATCTCCGGCGAGCCGATCGAGGACGTCCGCGCGTCGGACTCGATGAGCGTCTCGGAACTCGCCGCCGCGCTCGGCGTGCGCCCGTCCACCTTGCGGCACTGGGACGCGGAGGGCCTCGTCGTCCCCGATCGCGACCCGGTGCGCGGGGTACGCCGGTACGCGCCGGCCCAGGTCCGGGATGCCCGGATCGTCCATCAACTGCGCAAGGCCGGTTACCGCATCGCCTCGCTCCGGGCCCTCGTCCCCGAATTGCGGCACGCTCGCCGGTCCGAGGACCTCGCCGCCGCGCTGACCGCCCGGGACGCCGCCCTCGCGGCACGCTCCAGGGCCCTCCTCGACGGTGCCGCCGCGCTCAGCGCCGTGCTCTCCACGACCGTGTGA
- a CDS encoding DUF6194 family protein, with protein MTVDEIISFVADLGGVLAVRPAPGDGSPEISWGDTFFYYAPDGAVPTTGQPFATVVTKNYPGDEASGLDRPGAFRVNVAAGKEAFIRWTGHAPREPATTLVDPSTVDTVIAHPVYGTVGWLAVVNPGPRSAGTTRDLLRAAHQLARARHERR; from the coding sequence ATGACTGTAGACGAGATCATCAGCTTCGTGGCCGACCTCGGCGGCGTGCTGGCCGTCAGGCCGGCGCCCGGTGACGGCTCACCGGAGATCAGCTGGGGCGACACGTTCTTCTACTACGCACCCGACGGTGCCGTCCCGACGACCGGCCAGCCGTTCGCCACGGTCGTGACCAAGAACTATCCCGGTGATGAGGCGTCAGGCCTGGACCGCCCGGGCGCGTTCCGGGTGAACGTCGCCGCCGGGAAGGAGGCGTTCATCCGGTGGACCGGCCACGCGCCGCGCGAACCGGCCACTACGCTGGTCGACCCGAGCACCGTCGACACCGTGATCGCGCACCCCGTCTACGGGACCGTGGGCTGGCTGGCCGTGGTCAACCCGGGCCCGCGCAGTGCGGGGACGACCCGCGACCTGCTGCGCGCGGCCCACCAGCTCGCACGCGCACGCCACGAGCGACGCTGA
- a CDS encoding ATP-binding protein — protein MSYWAVLPDGVAPAYRQLLEELRALKDERRLTLRQLERLTHYSASSWQRWLNGLRPLTPEAVQAFSGALGVDGARLLALLGDDAGPADLRGAGPTAAPATIPVRTGRAAGGSAGNGIVPRQLPIDTRVFTGRSEEFAELLALAESAATGSDNGMVVISAIDGMAGIGKSALAVRVAHRVSESFPDGQLFVDLRGNTAGADPVGAHAALAFLLRSLGVPPESIPEEVGERAALYRSRLAGTRTLIVLDNAAGTAQVRPLLPGAPGCLVLITCRTVLAGLDDAHLVSLDVLSEDEALALLHKVAGPGRIPAGHPAAAQLLALCGGLPLAVRIVGARLRLHRALRIEEFLARIRDDADRLSQLKDEDRNLRSLFDASYTALYEAEQRMFRLVGLIPGPDLDAHAAASMFGTDLRHAQRLLESLLDRSLLVQPVPGRYRMHDLLRAYARTLTDSAPTAALAIEAGDAVERLFRYYLHAAHRADRRLDRFGRPGPRLLGAPTGSAEPDAPELPDRAAAMAWLRVEHENLLALVRHARTHDRHEWANALTAELSAYLHFEGRYQESISLQHAVISSTQVPGGQFSVANALMAIGRNRHMSDVTDAADTYRRALVIYRRLGDRLGEANALHELGRLLYLQGDLDGVAELNQQALTIYRELGDLRGQAGALRELGNRAVLIGDYAAATALLHQAMAIQQDLDDPVGQAHLLIQLGRTSHSTGDSGTATSLLERALALYQELGLRRDEANVLKDLGTVARESGNLWAAMDLQERALVIYRDLGSHLAVAGAMHELGEIRLASGDHAGAVELLEQAIATYHEIGDTFAETEAVHALAGARHGLGQDIEAAALLDRYLIACRTQDNRAGQAKALNSIGDLELDTAGPRAALPRYQDALALARRFDHPREEARALNGTARCHERLGGTTAAIVALRQALAIHRRMDSPDAMSVAARLAELESASGTALLEPSPSRAR, from the coding sequence ATGTCGTACTGGGCCGTGCTGCCCGACGGGGTTGCTCCCGCCTACCGGCAGCTCCTGGAGGAGCTGCGCGCGCTGAAGGACGAGCGGCGGCTGACGCTGCGGCAGTTGGAGCGGCTGACGCACTACAGCGCGTCCTCCTGGCAGCGGTGGCTGAACGGTTTGCGCCCGCTGACTCCGGAGGCGGTGCAGGCGTTCAGCGGTGCGCTCGGGGTGGACGGTGCGCGGCTGCTGGCGCTGCTCGGCGATGACGCCGGCCCGGCCGACCTGCGAGGTGCCGGGCCCACCGCCGCGCCGGCCACCATTCCGGTCCGCACCGGCAGAGCTGCCGGCGGCTCCGCCGGCAACGGTATCGTCCCTCGGCAACTGCCGATCGACACACGGGTCTTCACCGGACGATCCGAAGAGTTCGCGGAGCTGCTGGCCCTGGCGGAGTCGGCGGCCACCGGGAGCGACAACGGCATGGTGGTGATCTCCGCGATCGACGGGATGGCCGGAATCGGCAAGAGCGCGCTGGCCGTTCGGGTCGCCCACCGGGTCAGCGAGAGCTTTCCCGACGGGCAGTTGTTCGTCGACCTGCGCGGGAACACCGCCGGCGCGGACCCGGTCGGTGCGCACGCCGCGCTGGCGTTCCTGCTGCGCTCGCTCGGGGTGCCGCCGGAGTCGATCCCGGAGGAGGTGGGCGAGCGGGCGGCGCTCTACCGGTCCCGGCTGGCCGGCACCCGCACGCTGATCGTGCTCGACAACGCCGCCGGAACCGCCCAGGTCCGCCCGCTCCTTCCCGGTGCGCCGGGTTGCCTGGTGCTGATCACCTGCCGGACCGTCCTGGCCGGCCTGGACGATGCCCATCTGGTCAGCCTCGACGTGCTGTCCGAGGACGAGGCGCTCGCGCTGCTCCACAAGGTCGCGGGGCCCGGCCGGATCCCGGCCGGCCATCCGGCCGCCGCGCAACTCCTCGCCCTCTGCGGCGGCCTGCCGCTGGCGGTGCGCATCGTCGGTGCCCGGCTGCGCCTGCACCGGGCGCTGCGGATCGAGGAGTTCCTCGCCCGGATCCGCGACGACGCCGACCGGCTGTCCCAGCTCAAGGACGAGGACCGCAACCTGCGCTCGCTCTTCGACGCCTCGTACACCGCGCTCTACGAGGCCGAGCAGCGCATGTTCAGGCTGGTGGGGCTGATCCCGGGGCCGGACCTGGACGCCCACGCCGCCGCGAGCATGTTCGGCACGGACCTGCGGCACGCCCAGCGCCTGCTGGAGTCCCTGCTGGACCGCAGCCTGCTCGTACAACCGGTCCCGGGCCGGTACCGGATGCACGACCTGCTGCGCGCCTACGCCCGCACGCTGACGGACTCCGCGCCCACTGCCGCGCTCGCCATCGAGGCCGGCGACGCGGTGGAGCGGCTGTTCCGCTACTACCTGCACGCCGCGCACCGGGCCGACCGACGCCTCGACCGCTTCGGCCGGCCGGGCCCACGCCTGCTGGGCGCGCCCACCGGATCGGCCGAGCCGGACGCACCGGAGCTGCCCGATCGCGCCGCGGCGATGGCCTGGCTGCGGGTGGAGCACGAGAACCTGCTGGCCCTCGTCCGGCACGCCCGCACGCACGACCGGCACGAGTGGGCGAACGCGCTCACCGCCGAGCTGAGCGCCTACCTGCACTTCGAAGGGCGCTACCAGGAGAGCATCAGCCTCCAGCACGCCGTCATCTCCTCCACCCAGGTGCCGGGCGGTCAGTTCTCCGTCGCGAACGCGCTGATGGCGATCGGGCGCAACCGGCACATGAGCGACGTCACGGACGCGGCGGACACCTACCGGCGCGCGCTGGTGATCTACCGTCGGCTCGGCGACCGGCTCGGCGAGGCGAACGCGCTGCACGAGCTGGGACGGCTGCTGTACCTGCAGGGCGACCTGGACGGCGTGGCCGAGCTGAACCAGCAGGCCCTGACCATCTACCGGGAGCTCGGCGATCTCCGCGGCCAGGCCGGGGCCCTGCGCGAACTCGGCAACCGGGCGGTGCTGATCGGCGACTACGCCGCGGCGACGGCGCTGCTGCACCAGGCCATGGCCATCCAGCAGGACCTCGACGACCCGGTCGGCCAGGCGCACCTGCTCATCCAGCTGGGCCGCACCAGCCACTCCACCGGCGATTCGGGCACCGCGACCAGCCTGCTGGAACGGGCCCTGGCCCTGTACCAGGAGCTCGGGCTGCGTCGGGACGAAGCCAACGTGCTCAAGGACCTGGGCACGGTGGCACGGGAGTCCGGGAACCTGTGGGCCGCGATGGACCTGCAGGAGCGCGCCCTCGTGATCTACCGCGATCTGGGCAGCCACCTGGCGGTGGCCGGGGCCATGCACGAGCTGGGCGAGATCCGGCTCGCGAGCGGCGACCACGCCGGGGCGGTCGAGTTGCTGGAACAGGCGATCGCCACCTACCACGAGATCGGCGACACCTTCGCCGAGACCGAGGCCGTCCACGCGCTGGCCGGGGCCCGGCACGGGCTGGGCCAGGACATCGAGGCCGCGGCCCTGCTGGACCGGTACCTGATCGCGTGTCGGACCCAGGACAACCGCGCCGGCCAGGCCAAGGCGCTCAACAGCATCGGCGACCTGGAGCTGGACACCGCCGGTCCGCGGGCGGCCCTCCCCCGCTACCAGGACGCACTCGCCCTGGCCCGCCGTTTCGACCACCCGCGCGAGGAGGCCAGGGCCCTGAACGGCACCGCGCGCTGCCACGAACGCCTCGGCGGCACCACGGCGGCCATCGTCGCGCTGCGCCAGGCCCTGGCCATCCACCGGCGGATGGACTCCCCGGACGCGATGTCGGTCGCGGCCCGGCTCGCCGAGCTCGAAAGCGCCTCCGGTACCGCCCTGCTGGAGCCCTCGCCGTCCCGCGCACGGTGA
- a CDS encoding class I SAM-dependent methyltransferase translates to MNTDGWLTDTRTSYDTVAASYADYIRGALAGAPYVRAALTLFADLVHTTGGGPVADVGCGPGHITAHLHESGLDAFGIDLSPAMVDLARRDHPGLRFQVGSMTDLDLADESCAGLLAFWSLIHIPDDAVPTVLAHFRRVLRPGGPLLLGFHVGTESRLKTEGYGGHPMKVHIHRRHPDRVAAWLRDAGFTVEAHLLTDPDGSAPGALLFARRPPDGGEPVADRDNLAGRR, encoded by the coding sequence ATGAACACGGACGGCTGGCTGACGGACACCCGGACCTCCTACGACACCGTCGCGGCCAGCTACGCCGACTACATCCGCGGGGCGCTGGCCGGAGCACCGTACGTCCGGGCGGCCCTGACGCTGTTCGCCGACCTGGTGCACACCACCGGCGGCGGACCGGTGGCGGACGTGGGCTGCGGCCCGGGCCACATCACCGCCCACCTGCACGAGTCGGGGCTCGACGCGTTCGGGATCGACCTGTCGCCCGCGATGGTCGACCTGGCCCGGCGCGACCATCCCGGCCTGCGCTTCCAGGTGGGCTCCATGACGGACCTCGACCTCGCCGACGAGTCGTGCGCCGGCCTGCTCGCCTTCTGGTCGCTGATCCACATCCCCGACGACGCGGTCCCCACGGTCCTCGCCCACTTCCGCCGAGTCCTGCGCCCCGGCGGCCCCCTCCTGCTCGGCTTCCACGTCGGCACCGAGTCACGCCTGAAGACCGAGGGCTACGGCGGCCACCCCATGAAGGTCCACATCCACCGCCGCCACCCCGACCGAGTCGCCGCCTGGCTCCGCGACGCCGGCTTCACGGTCGAAGCCCACCTCCTGACCGACCCCGACGGATCCGCGCCGGGGGCCCTCCTGTTCGCCCGCCGCCCGCCGGACGGCGGTGAACCGGTTGCGGACCGGGACAATCTGGCGGGCCGTCGGTGA
- a CDS encoding DUF397 domain-containing protein produces the protein MLPDLTGTNWRKSTHSGGGGNCIEVADGVPGVVPVRDSKDPYGGALVFSADAFAAFVATVRTGSFGGV, from the coding sequence ATGCTTCCTGATCTGACCGGCACCAACTGGCGCAAGAGCACGCACTCGGGCGGCGGCGGCAACTGCATCGAGGTCGCTGACGGCGTCCCCGGAGTGGTCCCCGTGCGAGACTCGAAGGACCCCTATGGGGGCGCGCTCGTCTTCTCCGCCGACGCGTTCGCGGCTTTCGTGGCCACCGTCCGCACGGGGAGCTTCGGCGGGGTCTGA
- a CDS encoding nuclear transport factor 2 family protein → MTLSASDRLAIAELISLHGHLFDDGELDRLDELFTADVVYDLSDFGQQQPLRGVAAVRAAALAMGEANPVGHHVTNIVLTPVADSEVRARSKGIGVKADGTTGSVTYEDTVVRGEQGWRISCRRVLARRVPLGGR, encoded by the coding sequence ATGACGCTTTCAGCTTCAGACCGGCTCGCCATTGCCGAGCTGATCTCGCTGCACGGGCACCTGTTCGACGATGGCGAGTTGGACAGGCTCGACGAGTTGTTCACCGCCGATGTCGTCTACGACCTCTCGGACTTCGGGCAGCAGCAGCCCCTGCGCGGGGTGGCGGCGGTTCGAGCGGCCGCGCTTGCGATGGGCGAGGCGAATCCGGTCGGTCATCACGTCACGAACATCGTCCTCACGCCGGTCGCGGACAGCGAGGTGCGGGCCAGGTCGAAGGGGATCGGTGTCAAGGCGGACGGGACGACTGGGAGCGTGACCTATGAGGACACCGTCGTGCGGGGTGAGCAGGGGTGGCGGATCAGTTGTCGCAGGGTGCTCGCTCGACGGGTGCCGCTGGGTGGTAGGTGA